In Halolamina litorea, the genomic window GAACCACGAAGCACGCGCGGTGATGCGGAACATGTTCGGCGAGGAGCCGGAGCCGGTCGACTACAGCGCGATGCCGTTCGCGGTGTTCGGCTCGCCGGAGGTCGCCGGCGTCGGCGCGACCGAGGAGGAGCTCCGGGCGGAGGGCGCCGACTACGCGACGAACACCTACCGCTACGACGACACCGCCCGGGGGAAGGCGATGCACGCCGACGGGTTCGTCAAGGTCATCGTCGACTTGGAGGGGGAGATACTCGGCTGTCACATCGTCGGGCCCGACGCCTCGACGCTGATTCAGGAGGTGGTGACGGCGATGACCGCCGGCAGCGGCACCGTGCGGGACATCCGGGAGTCGATCCACGTCCACCCGGCGCTGCCGGAGGTCGTCCAGCGGGCGTTCTCGGGGCAGTTCTCGCGGGGCGGCGACGGCGGCCACGAGCACCACCACCACTGAGGCGAGCCGTCAGTCCCCGGCGCGGGAGGCTTTTCCCCGCCGGCGTCGAACCGGGGACTGATGCCACCTACCGACCCCGCCGCGGACGACGACGGCGACGAGCGAGTCGCCTCGACGGACCGGCGCTCGCGGGTCGGGGAACCGGTCGTTCGTGCGGACCCCGAAGTCACCGGCGAGCGCGCCGACGAAGCCATCGACTTCGACCCCGACGACCCCGAGAGCGTCGCTCGGGCCGCCGACGTGCTCGAAGCGTTCGCGGCCGGCGAGAGCCCGGACGACTACCTCGACATGCTCCGCGGCGCGGCGGCGTGTGCGGCACTCGTCCGCGGCGTCGGCTCCTACCGCGAGGCCGCCGAGCGCGCCGGCGGCGTTTCGGTGTCGTTCATCCGAACGTGGGCGCGGGTCCACGACCTCCCGCAGTCGGTGCGCCGGCACGTCGCTCGCGGGGAGATCGCCCCCTCGGCGGCGAAACACCTCGCCCGCGTCGACGGCGCCGCGCGGCTCGATCTGGCGTGGGCGCTGCTCGACCACGACCTCACGGTCAGGGAGATACGTGCGCTCGCCAGCCGGGTCAACGACGGGG contains:
- a CDS encoding DUF7119 family protein, with the translated sequence MPPTDPAADDDGDERVASTDRRSRVGEPVVRADPEVTGERADEAIDFDPDDPESVARAADVLEAFAAGESPDDYLDMLRGAAACAALVRGVGSYREAAERAGGVSVSFIRTWARVHDLPQSVRRHVARGEIAPSAAKHLARVDGAARLDLAWALLDHDLTVREIRALASRVNDGEPAREALRSVGVELGDLELSLPPETYRELRREASMRNTTPGEVVAEALAERYD